A genome region from Candidatus Binatia bacterium includes the following:
- a CDS encoding SGNH/GDSL hydrolase family protein has translation MSRWSRGLLGGVFAAFAFASACAPVLHEPAPRLIPPGQESRWLLRCEKVRSVRHDHRIPGKTSHWLWARDEQGLPVAVTGTLQDGFLVVARNTPRKDPSVRNVGFNDLREICQKTIRQSKRGAFHSLGHVRAARRREGINVPLLAPRPRTGQEPVTRVVVFGDSLSDSGKLKNRLRIFPGRPYWIGRFSNGPNWADYLERILDVPVQNHAYGGASVHPTSLMSGENMITKMAEEGQFFVSGSLGLQIEDYTERFLESGTIDHPDKTIFLFWGGANDYLAKIPFDGTIQTLLDRPMATGGYQTIARRVIQSMEEQILHLYEAGARRFIVLNLPDLGATPIVLQNNTYTGEKPDPSPAEKKIALASRLSQLSEFHNQELAAALGDLRAKLPEAEILSPDTAALFASILDSNFTLDESGTPFDLGFDITSQRVDVESDTGSIQLQDRCFTGGYLGSPRPEDICANADRVLFWDTIHPTTFAHCWQAYFIARELQDAGWWSGLTAPEAHKARCLEFQAREYAPDP, from the coding sequence ATGAGTCGCTGGAGTCGAGGGTTGCTGGGAGGAGTTTTCGCTGCCTTCGCATTCGCCTCCGCCTGCGCCCCTGTTCTGCACGAACCCGCGCCGCGTCTGATCCCCCCCGGTCAGGAATCCCGATGGCTCTTGCGCTGCGAGAAAGTCCGATCCGTGCGACACGATCATCGTATCCCGGGAAAGACCTCCCATTGGCTGTGGGCCCGTGACGAACAGGGACTGCCCGTGGCGGTCACCGGCACTCTCCAGGACGGGTTCCTCGTCGTCGCTCGGAACACGCCACGCAAAGACCCCTCCGTCCGCAACGTCGGGTTCAATGATCTTCGCGAGATCTGCCAAAAGACGATCCGACAAAGTAAACGCGGCGCCTTTCACTCGCTGGGTCATGTGCGCGCCGCTCGCCGGCGAGAAGGTATCAACGTGCCCCTCCTCGCACCCCGCCCGCGGACAGGGCAAGAGCCCGTGACTCGAGTCGTTGTTTTCGGCGACAGCTTGTCGGACTCGGGCAAGTTGAAGAATCGCCTGCGCATCTTCCCCGGGCGACCTTATTGGATTGGACGCTTTTCGAATGGTCCGAACTGGGCTGATTATCTGGAACGGATCCTCGACGTCCCGGTGCAAAACCACGCCTACGGCGGCGCCTCGGTTCACCCCACTTCACTGATGTCCGGCGAGAACATGATCACGAAAATGGCCGAAGAGGGTCAGTTCTTTGTGAGCGGCAGCCTCGGGCTGCAGATCGAGGACTATACGGAGAGATTTCTCGAATCCGGCACGATCGACCACCCCGACAAGACGATCTTTCTCTTCTGGGGCGGAGCCAATGATTATCTCGCAAAAATTCCCTTCGATGGAACCATCCAGACGCTGCTGGATCGACCAATGGCGACCGGCGGCTATCAGACGATCGCGCGCCGGGTGATTCAATCGATGGAAGAACAAATCCTTCACCTCTACGAAGCCGGCGCACGCCGGTTCATCGTCCTCAACCTGCCCGACCTCGGGGCCACCCCGATCGTCCTACAAAATAATACCTATACGGGCGAGAAGCCTGATCCCTCCCCGGCCGAAAAGAAAATCGCACTGGCCAGTCGCCTCAGTCAGCTCAGCGAGTTCCACAACCAGGAACTCGCGGCGGCCCTTGGCGATCTCCGGGCGAAACTTCCTGAAGCCGAGATCCTGAGTCCCGATACCGCCGCGCTCTTCGCCAGCATTCTTGACTCCAATTTCACTCTCGACGAGTCCGGCACGCCCTTCGACCTCGGCTTTGATATCACCTCGCAGCGCGTCGATGTCGAAAGCGACACCGGCTCGATTCAACTCCAGGATCGATGTTTCACGGGAGGTTATCTGGGAAGCCCCCGCCCCGAAGACATTTGCGCCAACGCCGATCGCGTCCTCTTCTGGGACACGATTCACCCAACGACGTTTGCGCACTGCTGGCAGGCATACTTTATCGCGCGCGAACTGCAGGACGCAGGCTGGTGGAGCGGCCTCACCGCCCCCGAGGCCCACAAGGCTCGTTGCCTTGAGTTCCAGGCGCGCGAGTACGCACCGGATCCGTGA
- a CDS encoding patatin-like phospholipase family protein has product MKDFSYDGLVLAGGGCRCFWQMGFLEVLTSETDFAPHEVGAVSAGSAMACAFFAGVADQVFAHFSLRAEGNEANVYPKNLFGGGSLFPHEEIYRDTILHCIDGAALDCLHQGPRVRILFARLPGWLGPRMGVGAGLLAYELEKILSPSLHPRLGAALGFREGVGEVLDCRSPGDLADLILCSSCTPPFTPVFKRDGEPVLDGGLLDNVPVGILSPEREKVLVLLSRRYDPELLKGFPGRTYVQPSAEMPVSKWDYTSPEGLAAARDMGRRDAEAFIRTPG; this is encoded by the coding sequence ATGAAGGACTTTTCGTATGATGGGCTGGTTCTGGCGGGGGGCGGTTGCCGCTGCTTCTGGCAGATGGGCTTTTTGGAGGTGCTCACGAGTGAGACAGATTTTGCACCCCATGAGGTTGGCGCCGTCAGTGCGGGTTCCGCCATGGCCTGCGCTTTTTTCGCCGGGGTAGCGGATCAGGTTTTCGCACATTTTTCGCTGCGTGCGGAGGGGAACGAAGCGAACGTCTACCCGAAAAACCTTTTTGGTGGCGGGAGCCTGTTTCCGCATGAGGAAATTTACCGCGACACGATTCTCCACTGTATCGACGGGGCCGCACTGGATTGTTTGCATCAGGGACCACGAGTCCGGATCCTTTTCGCGAGATTGCCGGGTTGGTTGGGGCCCCGCATGGGTGTCGGTGCGGGGCTGCTCGCTTATGAATTGGAAAAAATTCTGAGTCCGAGTCTGCACCCACGGCTGGGTGCGGCGCTGGGGTTTCGCGAGGGGGTCGGTGAGGTCCTTGACTGCCGTTCGCCCGGAGACCTCGCGGACCTGATTCTCTGCTCTTCCTGCACGCCGCCGTTCACGCCGGTTTTCAAGCGTGATGGAGAACCGGTTCTCGACGGAGGCCTGCTCGATAATGTACCGGTCGGGATTCTTTCCCCCGAGCGCGAGAAAGTCCTTGTTCTTTTGAGCCGCCGCTACGATCCCGAGTTGCTCAAGGGGTTCCCGGGCAGGACCTACGTTCAGCCCTCGGCGGAGATGCCGGTGAGTAAATGGGACTATACGAGCCCCGAGGGGCTCGCGGCGGCGCGAGATATGGGTCGTCGCGACGCCGAAGCGTTCATCCGCACGCCGGGCTGA
- a CDS encoding aminotransferase class I/II-fold pyridoxal phosphate-dependent enzyme → MSRHPNFHPSSRGAAPSIAEKLHQRAREIEATGQDIISLQVGQPSTGAPAGSLEAVLAASKNSTLGYTGAAGNEDLRERLARQYDELYGVNVDPENVIISFGASGAMILAVLGCFDVGQRIGMPAPFYYGYRYALDTLGVECVLFETSMENGFQPTVADLEAIEGGIDGLIVASPGNPTGSMLTPDELKTLALYCEKNGIRFISDEIYHGIVFDDETPQATACAFSKEAIVVNSFSKYYSMAGWRLGWMVVPDYLRGPISDLAHNLYLCPPAPSQVGALHAIDCRDELDQHVVRYRRNRDLILSRLPQLGFDRFTSPHGAFYFYCHVEHLSEDSVTFCMEMMDKAHVLVAPGSDFCPDAGKHFVRLSYAGSTASIEAAIDRIAAWRG, encoded by the coding sequence ATGAGTCGCCATCCGAATTTTCATCCGTCCAGCCGCGGGGCCGCCCCGAGCATTGCGGAAAAGCTTCACCAGCGCGCCCGAGAGATCGAGGCCACCGGTCAGGATATCATCAGCCTGCAGGTCGGACAGCCCAGTACCGGAGCCCCTGCGGGATCTCTGGAAGCCGTCCTTGCAGCGAGCAAGAATTCGACGCTCGGTTATACCGGGGCTGCGGGAAACGAGGACCTGCGCGAGAGGCTCGCGCGGCAATATGACGAGCTATACGGTGTCAACGTCGACCCGGAGAACGTGATCATCAGCTTTGGTGCCTCGGGCGCCATGATCCTTGCGGTCCTCGGGTGCTTTGATGTGGGGCAGCGGATCGGGATGCCGGCGCCGTTCTACTACGGCTACCGCTACGCACTCGACACACTTGGGGTCGAGTGCGTTCTCTTCGAGACGTCCATGGAGAATGGTTTCCAACCGACCGTTGCCGATCTTGAAGCGATCGAGGGCGGGATCGACGGTCTGATCGTTGCAAGCCCCGGCAATCCAACCGGTTCGATGCTCACCCCGGACGAGCTCAAAACTCTCGCACTCTATTGCGAGAAGAACGGGATCCGGTTCATCTCGGATGAGATCTATCACGGGATCGTATTTGACGATGAGACGCCTCAGGCTACGGCATGCGCTTTCTCCAAGGAGGCGATCGTCGTGAACAGCTTCTCCAAATACTATTCCATGGCGGGTTGGCGGCTCGGTTGGATGGTGGTTCCTGATTATCTGCGCGGGCCGATCTCGGATCTGGCACATAATCTCTACCTCTGTCCACCGGCACCTTCTCAAGTCGGTGCGTTGCACGCGATCGATTGTCGCGACGAACTCGACCAGCATGTGGTTCGTTATCGCAGGAACCGGGACTTGATTCTCTCGCGGCTGCCCCAGCTCGGCTTTGATCGATTCACCTCCCCGCACGGGGCATTCTATTTCTATTGCCACGTGGAGCATCTGAGCGAAGATAGCGTGACCTTCTGTATGGAAATGATGGACAAGGCCCATGTGCTTGTCGCACCCGGTTCCGACTTCTGTCCCGATGCCGGGAAGCATTTTGTTCGCCTCTCCTATGCGGGATCCACGGCAAGCATCGAGGCCGCGATCGATCGCATCGCGGCCTGGCGCGGCTAG
- a CDS encoding NAD(P)-binding protein: protein MSTKKLEADYLVIGAGAMGMAFVDELCTQDPGCSIVIVDRHANPGGHWNDAYPFVTLHQPALFYGVNSEPLGRGGEDLSSGAEILAYYQRVMDKMLRSGQVKYFPQSESMGGSRFRSLLEPELEHEVLVRRKIVDATYMNVEVPSVRGPQYEVAEGTALMPINGLANLSEPFGAYVVIGGGKTGIDAVLLLLQRGVAPDHIHWVVPNDAWFLDRAQIQPNRPAGEGLGAQMEVLLAAETLDEGMQQLARAGRLLQLDPDVWPTKYRCATVSGAELDELRRVRQVIRDGRVVQVSPGAMVLEHGEWSSDEKVLFVDCTADGLARRDRCPVFEGPRITLQSLMMCQQVFSASLIAMVEIRYASDEIEQNRLCQPVPHPVDTRDFLVAFALTAANLQAWGAAFGRWLRRSRLSILSHESLPSLIRQAWHARKNVAAGPERIERLLAQEFPENEIGRETQTGGGD from the coding sequence ATGTCAACAAAGAAGCTGGAAGCCGACTATTTAGTCATTGGTGCCGGGGCCATGGGGATGGCCTTTGTGGATGAGCTTTGCACGCAGGACCCGGGTTGCTCGATCGTGATCGTGGACCGGCATGCGAATCCCGGCGGACATTGGAACGATGCCTATCCGTTCGTGACGCTTCATCAGCCTGCCTTGTTCTATGGCGTCAACTCTGAACCCCTCGGTCGTGGTGGTGAGGATCTCTCCAGCGGTGCCGAGATTCTCGCCTATTACCAGCGAGTCATGGACAAGATGTTGCGCTCCGGTCAGGTGAAATACTTCCCTCAGAGCGAGTCGATGGGGGGCAGCCGGTTTCGCTCGCTGCTCGAGCCCGAACTCGAGCATGAGGTCCTGGTGCGCCGGAAGATCGTCGATGCGACCTATATGAATGTCGAGGTGCCCTCGGTGCGGGGGCCTCAATACGAGGTTGCTGAAGGCACGGCTCTGATGCCGATCAATGGGCTGGCGAATCTGTCGGAACCTTTCGGGGCCTACGTTGTGATTGGTGGGGGGAAGACCGGAATCGATGCCGTTCTGCTCTTGCTGCAGCGCGGTGTGGCACCCGATCATATTCATTGGGTAGTGCCCAATGACGCCTGGTTTCTCGACCGTGCACAGATCCAGCCGAACCGTCCGGCCGGCGAAGGGCTGGGCGCCCAGATGGAAGTCCTGTTGGCGGCGGAGACTCTGGATGAAGGAATGCAGCAACTGGCGCGAGCCGGTCGATTGCTGCAACTCGACCCCGACGTATGGCCGACGAAATATCGCTGCGCCACGGTGAGCGGTGCTGAACTGGACGAGCTGCGCCGGGTCCGTCAGGTGATCCGCGACGGTCGGGTGGTTCAGGTCAGTCCCGGGGCGATGGTGCTGGAGCACGGCGAGTGGTCCTCGGACGAGAAGGTGCTGTTTGTTGATTGTACGGCCGACGGGCTCGCGCGGCGCGACCGTTGCCCCGTTTTTGAGGGGCCGCGGATCACCCTGCAATCGCTGATGATGTGCCAGCAGGTTTTCAGCGCCTCGCTGATTGCGATGGTGGAAATTCGCTATGCGAGTGACGAGATCGAGCAGAACAGGCTCTGCCAACCGGTGCCGCATCCTGTCGATACACGGGACTTCCTGGTGGCCTTTGCTCTGACCGCAGCTAATCTGCAAGCCTGGGGTGCGGCCTTTGGCCGTTGGTTAAGACGCAGTCGGTTGTCGATTCTCTCCCATGAATCTCTGCCGAGTCTGATTCGGCAGGCTTGGCATGCGCGCAAGAATGTGGCGGCTGGGCCCGAGCGTATCGAAAGGTTGCTGGCTCAGGAGTTCCCCGAGAACGAAATCGGCCGCGAAACTCAGACAGGCGGGGGCGATTGA
- a CDS encoding ATP-binding protein, with protein MTIRRSARQQLFIAIALAGPLSFLVAMTVAWSGAELEREAQPIDSESGFLRDLDRMEIQVDDLLIKGDLAIGSGVVYLRTPALRSLTLLQKEIAGLTRKSLRPAQKSSLGAMSDSLMVVRQILLKVDGLEAGSLKEALRGFDREAGMLVRSAERLRNETEQQLADLRMDLREKRRQLRVMLGFVSVAYVFLLVLVWRWTTRAIVDPLQELEQRAAASLREGAAFRVGEEGGVEVYSLARTISALVGSLEERVRQRTHELQAQTETLEHEIENRAEAESKLASALEMAESGSRAKTDFLAQMSHELRTPLGALLGYADMLSSGELGALEQESSKEAMNRNGEYLLGLISDILSISEAESGMRKTEISEVDLVKVGHEAIETFAPSAARSGIGLNFAIEGGTPETIRTDPRNLRQIIFNLMGNALKFSPEGEVSLKIGPSVDATRPVRISVRDSGPGIRPEDQERIFDAFFQVDPDSQHGLKGVGLGLAISSRLAAAIDGVLELDSEVGKGSVFHLHLPLWPGSEASLSLTGSPRESSTRPSSYTRKKNGDESGTKSSSS; from the coding sequence ATGACGATTCGCCGGAGCGCGCGGCAGCAACTTTTTATCGCGATTGCTCTTGCTGGACCGCTTTCCTTTCTTGTCGCCATGACGGTCGCTTGGTCGGGGGCCGAGCTGGAACGAGAGGCGCAGCCGATCGACTCCGAGAGCGGGTTCCTGCGAGACCTGGATCGGATGGAGATTCAGGTCGACGATCTTCTCATCAAGGGCGATTTGGCGATCGGCTCCGGAGTCGTCTACCTCCGAACGCCGGCCCTCCGAAGCCTCACCCTTCTGCAGAAAGAAATCGCCGGCCTGACGCGCAAGAGCCTCCGGCCGGCCCAAAAATCATCGCTGGGCGCGATGAGTGACTCGCTGATGGTGGTCCGCCAAATCCTTCTGAAGGTCGACGGTTTGGAGGCAGGGTCCTTGAAGGAAGCCTTGCGCGGCTTTGATCGGGAAGCCGGGATGTTGGTCCGCAGCGCGGAGAGACTTCGGAACGAAACGGAACAGCAACTCGCCGATCTGCGCATGGACCTGCGCGAGAAGCGCCGTCAGCTCCGAGTGATGTTGGGCTTTGTGTCGGTGGCGTATGTATTCCTTCTGGTTCTCGTCTGGCGCTGGACGACACGCGCGATCGTCGATCCTCTGCAGGAGTTGGAGCAGCGCGCTGCAGCGAGTCTTCGAGAGGGCGCGGCTTTTCGCGTCGGCGAGGAGGGCGGCGTCGAGGTTTATTCTCTGGCGCGCACAATCTCGGCTCTGGTCGGCTCGCTCGAGGAGCGTGTTCGGCAGCGCACGCATGAATTGCAGGCGCAGACAGAGACTCTGGAACACGAAATCGAGAATCGCGCGGAGGCCGAATCAAAGCTGGCATCCGCATTGGAAATGGCAGAGTCCGGCAGTCGGGCAAAGACTGACTTTCTCGCCCAGATGAGCCACGAACTTCGGACACCGCTCGGGGCCTTGCTGGGGTATGCCGACATGCTTTCCTCCGGTGAGTTGGGGGCGCTCGAGCAGGAAAGCTCAAAGGAGGCCATGAACCGGAATGGCGAATACCTTCTCGGCTTGATCAGCGATATTCTCTCCATCAGCGAAGCCGAGTCGGGGATGCGGAAGACGGAAATCTCGGAGGTGGATCTGGTGAAGGTCGGCCACGAGGCCATCGAGACATTTGCTCCATCGGCGGCACGGTCGGGGATCGGACTGAACTTCGCCATCGAAGGTGGAACCCCGGAAACGATTCGTACAGACCCTCGAAATCTGCGCCAGATTATTTTCAATCTGATGGGGAATGCCCTGAAGTTCAGTCCCGAGGGGGAGGTCAGCCTGAAGATCGGGCCCTCGGTCGATGCCACACGCCCCGTTCGTATCTCGGTCCGGGATTCCGGGCCGGGGATTCGCCCCGAGGACCAGGAAAGAATCTTCGACGCCTTCTTCCAGGTGGACCCTGACAGCCAGCACGGTCTGAAAGGCGTGGGACTTGGCTTGGCGATCTCCTCGCGGCTAGCTGCTGCGATCGATGGGGTGCTGGAGTTGGACTCCGAGGTCGGAAAGGGCAGTGTCTTTCATCTGCACCTGCCCTTGTGGCCGGGCAGCGAGGCCTCGCTGAGTCTGACGGGGAGTCCTCGGGAAAGCTCGACCAGGCCCTCGTCCTATACCCGCAAGAAGAATGGCGACGAGTCGGGGACAAAGTCCTCCTCGTCCTGA
- a CDS encoding MFS transporter — protein MPPEARKTLIFLVAIYSINFVDRQILSVLIEPIKADLGLSDTELGLLTGFAFAVFYATLGVPIGRLADRANRISIISAAAGIWSVMTAISGLAQNFWQLGLARIGVGIGEAGCTPPAHSIIADLYPEQKRASAMAIYQLGIPIGSVAGLMVGGWINEIWGWRIAFLVVGLPGILLAILLKAFVKDPPRTLAANGDPSDAGPSFRESLDRLWQIKSYRHLLAGLSLAGLSGYGVGTWFPAFLMRGYDIGSGEAGSWLGPIGLVGGIAGTLIGGFATDRLSLRDKRWYVWFPGAAMLIGLPAFAWICLTQEFAIVIGLLIFPNLFGAVHTGPSFAMVQSLSPVRMRAMASAIALLVTNLIGLGLGPLVIGSLSQTLEPSFGDRSLGYAMLVVIPLNCWAAAHYFLASRTLTQELEAIG, from the coding sequence ATGCCACCAGAAGCTCGTAAAACTCTGATTTTCCTGGTCGCCATCTACTCGATCAACTTTGTCGACCGCCAGATTCTGTCGGTCCTGATCGAGCCTATCAAAGCGGATCTGGGCCTTTCGGACACGGAGCTGGGCCTGCTCACGGGCTTTGCCTTCGCGGTCTTCTACGCCACACTCGGGGTCCCGATCGGAAGGCTGGCCGACCGGGCCAATCGGATTTCCATCATTTCAGCGGCCGCGGGCATCTGGAGCGTGATGACGGCCATTAGCGGCCTGGCTCAAAATTTCTGGCAATTGGGGCTGGCCCGGATTGGCGTGGGTATCGGTGAAGCCGGTTGCACGCCGCCTGCTCATTCGATCATTGCCGATCTTTATCCGGAACAGAAGCGCGCCAGCGCGATGGCCATCTACCAGCTCGGCATTCCTATCGGATCGGTTGCCGGACTCATGGTGGGTGGTTGGATCAATGAGATTTGGGGGTGGCGGATCGCCTTTTTGGTCGTCGGACTTCCCGGCATCCTCCTCGCGATACTGCTCAAGGCATTTGTGAAAGATCCGCCGCGCACCCTCGCAGCCAATGGGGACCCTTCGGACGCAGGCCCCAGCTTTCGAGAATCGCTCGACCGCCTCTGGCAGATAAAGTCCTACCGGCATCTTCTCGCAGGGCTGTCGCTGGCGGGTTTGAGCGGGTACGGCGTGGGCACGTGGTTTCCCGCTTTCCTGATGCGCGGCTACGACATCGGCAGTGGCGAAGCCGGCTCCTGGCTGGGCCCCATCGGATTGGTCGGCGGGATCGCAGGCACCTTGATTGGCGGCTTTGCGACCGATCGACTCAGCCTGCGTGACAAGCGATGGTACGTCTGGTTTCCGGGCGCCGCCATGCTGATCGGTCTGCCAGCTTTTGCGTGGATCTGTCTGACGCAGGAGTTTGCCATCGTGATCGGCCTTCTGATCTTTCCCAATCTCTTCGGAGCGGTCCACACGGGGCCCAGCTTTGCGATGGTCCAATCGCTCTCGCCGGTCCGCATGCGGGCGATGGCCTCAGCGATTGCCTTGCTGGTTACCAATCTGATTGGTCTGGGACTCGGGCCGCTGGTCATCGGAAGCCTCAGCCAGACTCTCGAACCGAGCTTCGGGGACCGCTCACTGGGCTATGCGATGCTTGTCGTGATCCCCTTGAACTGCTGGGCCGCGGCTCATTATTTCCTCGCCAGCCGGACCCTGACGCAGGAACTTGAGGCTATCGGGTAG
- a CDS encoding AarF/ABC1/UbiB kinase family protein, with product MGSGKSRVPAGRIERLFRMGTMAADVAAGTAVETARTWWTGEAKSIGDLVASGINPRRLTRDLARMRGAAMKLGQLLSLEGDDFLPAPLAEALAALQDDGDTMSDKQLEMVLVSEFGKDWRSLFQEFETKPMAAASIGQVHRAVARDGRRLAMKVQFPGVARSIDSDVDNLGSLIQTARLVPPGFELAPLLEEVKRQLRQETDYLEERRFLDAYRDKISDMSDVTVPGSHADLTTARVLAMDLIDAPPLCRVWEQDTDQKTRDYLGRLAQTVVFRELFQFGLMQTDPNYANYLWHPEEKQMVLLDFGSTIEIPEELRNRYQNLVTAAVNDDMERVIELLLEYEWAPADSPRPQLEGVAGFLHLSVEPLRKPGNYDYGSSDLQGRARDRAVELAATLGGLAPPPPEIVFIQRKLGGTFLLCSQLGARIDSYAMFQEFLSGNFSLEKPLELQD from the coding sequence ATGGGTTCCGGAAAATCCCGCGTGCCGGCAGGCCGAATCGAACGACTCTTTCGCATGGGTACCATGGCCGCAGATGTGGCCGCGGGCACTGCCGTCGAGACCGCACGAACCTGGTGGACTGGCGAGGCCAAATCCATCGGAGATCTGGTGGCCTCGGGGATCAATCCCCGTCGCCTGACCCGGGATCTCGCCCGCATGCGTGGCGCCGCCATGAAACTCGGCCAACTGCTCTCGCTCGAAGGCGATGATTTTCTTCCCGCTCCCCTGGCCGAGGCCCTCGCTGCATTACAGGACGACGGCGACACCATGAGCGACAAGCAACTGGAAATGGTCCTGGTCTCCGAATTCGGCAAAGACTGGCGGAGTCTGTTCCAGGAATTCGAAACCAAGCCCATGGCCGCCGCGTCCATCGGTCAGGTGCACCGAGCGGTCGCCCGCGACGGTCGCCGTCTGGCGATGAAGGTTCAATTTCCCGGCGTGGCACGAAGCATCGACAGCGACGTCGACAATCTTGGCTCGCTGATCCAGACCGCACGACTCGTCCCTCCGGGATTCGAGTTGGCGCCTTTGCTCGAAGAGGTCAAGCGCCAACTCCGTCAGGAGACCGACTACCTCGAGGAGCGCCGGTTCCTCGATGCCTACCGCGACAAGATCTCCGACATGAGCGATGTGACCGTGCCGGGCAGCCATGCGGACCTGACCACCGCCCGCGTTCTCGCGATGGACCTGATCGACGCCCCACCCCTGTGCCGCGTCTGGGAACAGGATACGGATCAAAAGACTCGCGACTACCTGGGCCGGCTGGCCCAAACCGTCGTCTTTCGCGAGCTTTTCCAATTCGGTCTCATGCAGACCGATCCGAACTACGCGAACTATCTCTGGCACCCAGAAGAAAAACAGATGGTGTTGCTGGATTTCGGATCGACGATCGAGATCCCGGAAGAATTGCGCAACCGGTATCAAAATCTGGTGACCGCGGCCGTGAACGACGATATGGAGCGTGTCATCGAACTCCTTCTGGAATACGAGTGGGCTCCTGCCGACTCCCCGCGCCCCCAGCTCGAAGGCGTCGCCGGTTTTCTGCACCTCTCCGTGGAACCGCTTCGCAAGCCAGGAAACTATGACTACGGAAGCAGTGATCTGCAGGGCCGTGCTCGAGATCGTGCCGTCGAACTGGCGGCAACCCTCGGCGGGCTGGCTCCGCCTCCACCCGAAATCGTCTTTATTCAAAGAAAATTGGGCGGCACTTTCCTTCTATGCTCTCAACTGGGAGCGCGGATCGACAGCTATGCCATGTTTCAGGAATTTCTTTCCGGTAACTTTTCTCTGGAGAAACCGCTGGAACTGCAAGACTAA